The proteins below are encoded in one region of Pseudomonas sp. SCB32:
- the waaF gene encoding lipopolysaccharide heptosyltransferase II, translated as MRILIVGPSWVGDMVMAQTLFHCLKQRHPDCEIDVLAPDWSRPILERMPQVRQALSFPLGHGVLDIAARRRIGKSLKGQYDQAILLPNSLKSALVPYFAGIPKRTGWKGEMRYGLLNDIRALDKERYPLMIERFMALAYEPDAELAQPYPQPRLSIEPQSRDAALAKFGLSLDRPVLALCPGAEFGEAKRWPAEYYAKVAEAKIRAGWQVWIFGSKNDHPGGEDIRSRLIPGLREESVNLAGETALAEAIDLMSCAGAVVTNDSGLMHVAAALNRPLVAVYGSTSPQFTPPLAEHVEIVRLGLDCSPCFDRVCRFGHYNCLRELKPSPVLEALDRLVGDPVDVESAE; from the coding sequence ATGAGAATTCTGATCGTAGGCCCCTCCTGGGTGGGCGACATGGTGATGGCGCAGACGCTGTTCCACTGCCTGAAGCAGCGCCATCCCGACTGTGAGATCGACGTGCTGGCGCCCGACTGGAGCCGGCCGATCCTCGAGCGCATGCCGCAAGTGCGCCAGGCCCTGAGCTTCCCGCTCGGCCACGGCGTGCTGGATATCGCCGCGCGCCGGCGCATCGGCAAATCCCTCAAGGGCCAATACGACCAGGCCATCCTGCTGCCGAACTCGCTCAAGTCGGCGCTGGTGCCGTACTTCGCCGGCATCCCCAAGCGCACCGGCTGGAAGGGCGAGATGCGCTACGGCCTGCTCAACGACATCCGTGCGCTGGATAAAGAGCGCTATCCGCTGATGATCGAGCGCTTCATGGCCCTGGCCTACGAGCCGGACGCCGAGCTTGCGCAACCCTATCCACAGCCGCGCCTGTCCATCGAGCCGCAGAGCCGCGATGCCGCCCTGGCCAAGTTCGGCCTGAGCCTGGATCGCCCGGTGCTCGCCCTGTGCCCCGGCGCCGAGTTCGGCGAGGCCAAGCGCTGGCCGGCGGAGTACTACGCCAAGGTTGCGGAAGCCAAGATCCGCGCCGGCTGGCAGGTGTGGATCTTCGGCTCGAAGAACGACCACCCCGGTGGCGAGGACATCCGCTCGCGGCTGATCCCCGGTCTGCGCGAGGAGTCGGTGAACCTGGCCGGCGAGACCGCCCTGGCCGAAGCCATCGACCTGATGTCCTGCGCTGGCGCCGTGGTGACCAACGATTCCGGCCTGATGCACGTGGCCGCTGCCCTGAACCGCCCGCTGGTGGCGGTCTACGGCTCCACCTCGCCGCAATTCACCCCGCCGCTGGCCGAGCACGTGGAAATCGTCCGCCTGGGCCTGGACTGCAGCCCCTGCTTCGACCGCGTGTGCCGCTTCGGCCACTACAACTGCCTGCGCGAACTCAAGCCGAGTCCGGTGCTCGAAGCGCTGGACCGTCTGGTCGGCGACCCGGTGGATGTGGAAAGCGCTGAATGA
- a CDS encoding glycosyltransferase family 4 protein: MTLAFVLYKYFPFGGLQRDFMRIALECQQRGHAIRVYTPIWEGEVPPGFDVRVAPVKALFNHRRNAKFSAWLAADLARSPVDRIIGFNKMPGLDLYYAADGCFEDKAQTLRNPLYRRFGRYKHFADYERSVFSPQSKTEILMISEVQQPLFVKHYGTPAERFHLLPPGIALDRRAPANAAEIRADFRREFKLADDELLLAQIGSGFKTKGLDRSLKALAALPRSLRKRTRLIAIGQDDPKPFQLQVKALGLSDNVQILKGRSDIPRFLLGADLLIHPAYNENTGTVLLEAVVAGLPVLVTDVCGYAHYIDEANAGRVVASPFEQERFNAMLKDMLEDNAARAEWSRNGLAFAETADLYSMPQHAADLILRERA, encoded by the coding sequence ATGACCCTCGCTTTCGTCCTCTACAAGTACTTCCCGTTCGGCGGGCTGCAGCGCGACTTCATGCGTATCGCCCTGGAGTGCCAGCAGCGCGGTCATGCCATCCGCGTCTATACGCCGATCTGGGAAGGCGAAGTGCCGCCTGGTTTCGACGTGCGCGTGGCGCCGGTGAAGGCGCTGTTCAACCATCGCCGCAACGCGAAGTTCAGCGCCTGGCTGGCTGCCGATCTCGCGCGCTCGCCGGTGGACCGGATCATCGGCTTCAACAAGATGCCGGGCCTGGACCTCTATTATGCCGCCGACGGCTGTTTCGAGGACAAGGCGCAGACCCTGCGCAACCCGCTCTACCGCCGCTTTGGCCGCTACAAGCATTTCGCCGACTACGAGCGCTCGGTGTTCTCGCCGCAGTCGAAGACCGAGATCCTGATGATCTCCGAGGTGCAGCAACCGCTGTTCGTCAAGCATTACGGCACCCCGGCGGAGCGCTTCCACCTGCTGCCGCCGGGCATCGCCCTGGACCGCCGCGCGCCGGCCAATGCTGCCGAGATTCGTGCCGACTTCCGCCGTGAGTTCAAGCTGGCGGATGACGAGCTGCTTCTGGCGCAAATCGGTTCCGGCTTCAAGACCAAGGGGCTGGACCGCAGCCTCAAGGCGCTGGCCGCGCTGCCGCGCTCGTTGCGCAAGCGCACCCGGCTGATCGCCATCGGCCAGGATGATCCCAAGCCGTTCCAGCTGCAGGTCAAGGCGCTCGGGTTGTCGGATAACGTGCAGATTCTCAAGGGCCGCAGTGACATTCCGCGCTTCCTGCTCGGCGCCGACCTGCTGATCCATCCGGCCTACAACGAAAACACCGGCACCGTGCTGCTGGAGGCGGTGGTGGCGGGGCTGCCGGTGCTGGTCACCGATGTCTGCGGCTATGCCCACTACATCGACGAGGCCAACGCCGGTCGGGTGGTGGCGTCGCCCTTCGAGCAGGAACGCTTCAACGCCATGCTCAAGGACATGCTGGAAGACAACGCCGCGCGCGCCGAGTGGTCGCGCAATGGCCTGGCCTTCGCCGAAACCGCCGATCTCTACAGCATGCCCCAGCACGCTGCCGACCTGATTCTGCGGGAGCGTGCATGA
- the rfaP gene encoding lipopolysaccharide core heptose(I) kinase RfaP has translation MKLELQEPFKRLWAGKDPFVEVERLQGKVYRELEGRRTLRTEVDGRGYFVKIHRGIGWGEIVKNLFSVKLPVLGAGQEQRALERLHQAGVATMTAVAYGERGGNPAAQHSFIITEELAPTTDLEVFSLDWLQQPPAPRLKRALIAEVAKMVGTMHRAGVNHRDCYICHFLLHTDRPISADDLRLSVIDLHRAQTRAATPCRWRNKDLAALYFSALDIGLTRRDKLRFLRGYFGKALRDILRDEAALLAWLERKAAKLYDRKQRYGDLL, from the coding sequence ATGAAGCTCGAACTGCAAGAACCCTTCAAGCGCCTGTGGGCGGGCAAGGACCCCTTCGTCGAGGTCGAGCGCCTGCAAGGCAAGGTCTACCGTGAACTGGAAGGCCGCCGCACGCTGCGCACCGAAGTCGACGGGCGCGGCTATTTCGTGAAGATCCACCGCGGCATCGGCTGGGGCGAGATCGTCAAGAACCTGTTCAGCGTCAAGCTTCCCGTGCTCGGCGCGGGCCAGGAGCAGCGTGCCCTGGAGCGCCTGCACCAGGCCGGTGTCGCGACCATGACTGCGGTGGCCTATGGCGAGCGTGGCGGCAATCCGGCCGCGCAGCACTCCTTCATCATCACCGAGGAGCTGGCGCCGACCACCGACCTGGAAGTTTTCTCCCTCGACTGGTTGCAGCAGCCGCCTGCGCCGCGCCTGAAGCGCGCGCTGATCGCTGAAGTGGCGAAGATGGTCGGCACCATGCACCGCGCCGGGGTGAACCACCGCGATTGCTACATCTGCCATTTCCTGCTGCACACCGATCGCCCGATCAGCGCCGACGACCTGCGCCTGTCGGTGATCGACCTGCACCGCGCCCAGACCCGCGCCGCGACGCCGTGCCGCTGGCGCAACAAGGATCTGGCGGCGTTGTATTTCTCCGCGCTGGACATCGGCCTGACACGTCGCGACAAGCTGCGCTTCCTGCGGGGTTACTTTGGCAAGGCGCTGCGCGACATCCTGCGCGACGAAGCAGCGCTGCTTGCCTGGCTGGAACGCAAGGCAGCCAAGCTTTACGACCGCAAGCAACGTTATGGGGACCTGCTCTGA
- the glnE gene encoding bifunctional [glutamate--ammonia ligase]-adenylyl-L-tyrosine phosphorylase/[glutamate--ammonia-ligase] adenylyltransferase gives MSLPSLAAVPATLKPLAERAEQNFRSAVSQLSPEQIASFDAWPDERHADFARVTAGSDFVAEQVQRDPAFLLELAASGELERGLQPGELQAQLEALLHECADEDELGRRLRRFRRRQQVRIIWRDLTRRSDLAGTCRDLSGLADACIDQAYQWLYVRHCQQFGTPIGNRSGLPQQLIVLGMGKLGAGELNLSSDIDLIFGYPEGGETQGAKRALDNQEFFTRLGQKLIKALDAITVEGFAFRVDMRLRPYGSSGPLVYSFAALEQYYQDQGRDWERYAMIKARVVGGDQDAGQRLLEMLRPFVYRRYLDFSAIEALRTMKQLIQQEVRRKGMSENIKLGAGGIREVEFIAQAFQLIHGGRDLSLQQRPLLRVLAILEGQGYLPGPVVAELREGYEFLRYAEHALQAIADRQTQMLPEDELERIRVAFIMGFANWSAFHDAINHWRERIDWHFHQVIADPDEDEDGKVDTTIGGEWIPLWEEAVDEESACRQFADAGFAQPAAAWKRLTDLRNGPQVRAMQRLGRERLDAFMPRLLNMIAERGPADVLLERVLPLIEAVARRSAYLVLLTENPGALERLLTLCAASPMVAEQIVRFPILLDELLNEGRLFRPPQAAELGAELRERLMRIPEDDLEQQMETLRHFKLAHALRVVASEIAGTLPLMKVSDYLTWLAEAILEQVLALAWDQLVQRHGRPTRADGTPCDPDFIIIGYGKSGGLELGHGSDLDLVFIHDGDPQSETDGAKPIDGAQFFTRLGQKIIHFLTAQTPSGTLYEVDMRLRPSGASGLLVSSLRAFEAYQLGEAWTWEHQALVRARVLAGCKRVAGAFEAIRAKVLGQQRDLAELRKEVSEMRAKMRDNLGTPGTAAGTAKNAFEAAAPFDLKQDAGGIVDIEFMVQYAALAWSWQHPELLEFTDNIRILDGLERVGLMSGEDVLRLQDAYRAYRAAAHRLSLQKQPGVVSGDHFHAERRMVMTMWKAFELT, from the coding sequence ATGAGCCTGCCGTCCCTGGCCGCTGTGCCGGCCACGCTGAAGCCCCTCGCCGAGCGGGCGGAGCAGAATTTCCGCTCCGCCGTTTCCCAGCTTTCCCCCGAACAGATCGCCAGCTTCGATGCCTGGCCCGACGAGCGGCATGCCGATTTCGCTCGCGTGACCGCCGGCAGCGATTTCGTCGCCGAGCAGGTGCAGCGCGATCCTGCCTTTCTATTGGAGCTCGCCGCGTCCGGCGAACTGGAACGTGGCCTGCAGCCGGGCGAGTTGCAGGCCCAGCTGGAGGCGCTGCTGCACGAGTGTGCCGATGAGGACGAGCTGGGCCGCCGCCTGCGCCGATTCCGTCGGCGCCAGCAGGTGCGCATCATCTGGCGCGACCTGACCCGTCGCAGCGACCTCGCCGGCACCTGCCGCGACCTGTCCGGCCTGGCCGATGCCTGTATCGACCAGGCCTATCAATGGCTGTACGTCCGCCACTGCCAGCAGTTCGGCACGCCCATCGGCAACCGCTCCGGACTGCCGCAGCAGCTGATCGTGCTGGGCATGGGCAAGCTGGGGGCGGGCGAGCTGAACCTCTCGTCGGACATCGACCTGATCTTCGGCTACCCCGAGGGCGGCGAGACCCAGGGCGCCAAGCGCGCGCTGGACAACCAGGAGTTCTTCACCCGCCTGGGGCAGAAGCTGATCAAGGCGCTGGACGCCATCACCGTCGAGGGCTTCGCCTTCCGCGTCGACATGCGCCTGCGTCCTTATGGTTCCAGCGGCCCGCTGGTCTACAGCTTCGCCGCGCTGGAGCAGTACTACCAGGACCAGGGCCGTGACTGGGAACGCTACGCGATGATCAAGGCGCGGGTGGTTGGCGGCGACCAGGATGCCGGCCAGCGCCTGCTGGAGATGCTGCGGCCGTTCGTCTACCGCCGCTACCTGGACTTCTCCGCCATCGAGGCGCTGCGCACCATGAAGCAGCTGATCCAGCAGGAGGTCCGGCGCAAGGGCATGAGCGAGAACATCAAGCTGGGTGCCGGTGGCATCCGCGAGGTGGAGTTCATCGCCCAGGCCTTCCAGCTGATCCACGGCGGTCGCGACCTCAGCCTGCAACAGCGGCCGCTGCTGCGGGTGCTGGCGATTCTCGAAGGGCAGGGCTACCTGCCGGGGCCGGTGGTCGCCGAGCTGCGCGAGGGCTACGAGTTCCTGCGCTACGCCGAGCACGCCCTGCAGGCCATCGCCGACCGGCAGACGCAGATGCTGCCCGAGGATGAGCTGGAGCGTATCCGCGTTGCCTTCATCATGGGCTTCGCCAACTGGTCGGCCTTCCATGACGCCATAAATCACTGGCGCGAGCGTATCGACTGGCATTTCCACCAGGTCATCGCTGATCCGGATGAAGACGAGGACGGCAAGGTCGACACCACCATCGGTGGCGAGTGGATTCCGTTGTGGGAAGAGGCGGTGGACGAGGAGTCCGCCTGCCGGCAGTTCGCCGATGCCGGGTTCGCCCAGCCGGCGGCGGCCTGGAAGCGCCTGACCGACCTGCGCAATGGCCCGCAGGTGCGCGCGATGCAGCGCCTGGGCCGGGAGCGGCTGGACGCCTTCATGCCGCGCCTGTTGAACATGATTGCCGAGCGCGGGCCGGCGGATGTGCTGCTGGAGCGCGTGCTGCCGCTGATCGAAGCGGTGGCGCGGCGTTCGGCCTATCTGGTGCTGCTCACCGAGAATCCCGGCGCACTGGAGCGACTGCTGACGCTTTGCGCGGCCAGCCCGATGGTGGCTGAACAGATCGTGCGCTTCCCGATCCTGCTCGACGAGCTGTTGAATGAAGGCCGCCTGTTCCGTCCGCCGCAAGCTGCGGAACTGGGCGCCGAGCTGCGCGAGCGGTTGATGCGTATCCCCGAGGACGACCTCGAGCAGCAGATGGAGACTCTGCGCCACTTCAAGCTGGCCCACGCCCTGCGCGTGGTGGCTTCGGAGATCGCCGGCACCCTGCCGCTGATGAAGGTCAGCGACTACCTGACCTGGCTGGCCGAGGCGATCCTCGAACAGGTGCTGGCGCTGGCCTGGGACCAGCTGGTGCAGCGCCACGGCCGGCCGACCCGCGCCGACGGCACGCCCTGCGATCCGGACTTCATCATCATCGGCTATGGCAAGTCCGGCGGGCTGGAGCTGGGGCATGGTTCGGACCTGGACCTGGTGTTCATCCACGACGGCGACCCGCAGAGCGAGACCGACGGCGCCAAGCCCATCGACGGCGCGCAGTTCTTCACCCGCCTGGGGCAGAAGATCATCCACTTCCTCACCGCGCAGACGCCGTCCGGCACTCTTTATGAGGTAGATATGCGGCTGCGCCCCAGCGGTGCATCGGGCCTGCTGGTCAGCTCGCTGCGCGCCTTCGAGGCCTACCAGCTGGGCGAGGCCTGGACCTGGGAGCACCAGGCGCTGGTGCGCGCCCGCGTGCTGGCCGGTTGCAAGCGCGTGGCCGGCGCCTTTGAGGCGATCCGAGCGAAGGTGCTGGGCCAGCAGCGCGACCTGGCCGAGTTGCGCAAGGAAGTCAGTGAGATGCGCGCCAAGATGCGCGACAACCTGGGGACCCCCGGCACGGCCGCCGGCACCGCAAAAAATGCCTTCGAAGCCGCGGCGCCGTTCGATCTCAAGCAGGATGCCGGTGGTATCGTCGATATCGAATTTATGGTGCAATACGCAGCCCTGGCCTGGTCGTGGCAGCACCCGGAGCTGCTGGAGTTCACCGACAACATCCGCATTCTGGATGGCCTGGAGCGGGTCGGCCTGATGTCCGGTGAAGATGTCCTTCGCTTGCAGGATGCCTACCGGGCCTACCGCGCGGCGGCCCATCGGCTGTCCCTGCAGAAGCAGCCGGGCGTCGTGAGCGGCGACCACTTCCATGCGGAACGCCGCATGGTGATGACGATGTGGAAGGCCTTCGAGCTGACCTGA
- a CDS encoding lipopolysaccharide kinase InaA family protein — protein sequence MRLSALRDAGRTPALPLRVELEDGAGSAELRLDSLLRVLPGQRYVGAANWRGRPVLAKLLVGAKAARHFQREREGVRLLAEQGLSTPALLADGLKDGEGGWLLFEFLGNAQSLWDAWRAVEGEPLLSGGQTAVIAEALTAIAQLHAKGLWQEDLHLDNLLRHAGKLYLIDGAGIRAETPGQPLSRKHVLENLGVFFAQLPASLDPYLEELLIHYLLANGEHALPLEALQKEIARVRRWRVGDLMKKIARDCSLFSVFKGPFGLRAVRREEEEGLQPLLAAPDAFIAKGHIYKTGGAATVARVEHAGRPLVIKRYNIKNLLHWFKRFWRPTRAWASWREGNRLDFLGIATPKPLAVIERRWLWLRGPAFLITDYLAGQDIIARFKPYLDQPEGGGLPPETDLAALDRLFAALVRERISHGDLKGHNLFWQEQGEGGQWSLIDLDAMQRHSRDASFARAYARDRARFLRNWPTDSALHQLLDERLPRVPGTRPDERG from the coding sequence ATGAGGCTGTCTGCCCTGCGCGACGCAGGTCGCACCCCCGCGCTGCCGCTGCGCGTCGAGCTGGAAGATGGCGCCGGCAGTGCCGAACTGCGCCTGGACAGCCTGCTGCGCGTACTGCCCGGACAACGCTATGTCGGCGCGGCCAATTGGCGCGGCCGCCCGGTGCTGGCCAAGTTGCTGGTCGGCGCAAAGGCCGCGCGGCACTTCCAGCGTGAGCGCGAAGGTGTGCGCCTGCTCGCCGAGCAGGGCCTGAGCACGCCGGCGCTGTTGGCTGACGGACTGAAGGACGGCGAGGGTGGCTGGCTGCTCTTCGAGTTCCTCGGTAACGCCCAGAGTCTCTGGGACGCCTGGCGCGCCGTGGAAGGCGAGCCGCTGCTCTCCGGCGGCCAGACCGCCGTCATCGCCGAGGCGCTGACCGCCATTGCCCAGTTGCACGCCAAGGGCCTGTGGCAGGAAGACCTGCATCTGGACAACCTGCTGCGCCACGCCGGCAAGCTGTACCTGATCGACGGCGCCGGCATCCGCGCGGAAACGCCCGGCCAGCCGCTGTCGCGCAAGCACGTGCTGGAAAACCTGGGCGTGTTCTTCGCACAACTGCCGGCCAGTCTCGATCCCTATCTCGAAGAGCTGCTGATCCACTATCTGCTGGCCAACGGCGAGCACGCGCTGCCGCTGGAGGCCCTGCAGAAGGAAATCGCCAGGGTTCGACGCTGGCGCGTCGGCGATCTGATGAAGAAGATCGCCCGTGACTGCAGCCTGTTCAGCGTGTTCAAGGGGCCGTTCGGCCTGCGCGCGGTGCGTCGGGAGGAGGAGGAGGGGCTGCAGCCGCTGCTGGCCGCCCCCGATGCCTTCATCGCCAAGGGCCATATCTACAAGACTGGCGGCGCGGCGACCGTGGCGCGGGTCGAGCACGCTGGCCGGCCGCTGGTCATCAAACGTTACAACATCAAGAACCTGCTGCACTGGTTCAAGCGCTTCTGGCGCCCCACTCGCGCCTGGGCTTCCTGGCGCGAGGGCAACCGCCTGGACTTCCTCGGCATTGCCACGCCCAAGCCGTTGGCGGTGATCGAGCGACGCTGGCTGTGGCTGCGCGGCCCGGCCTTCCTGATTACCGATTACCTGGCGGGTCAGGATATAATCGCCCGTTTCAAACCCTACCTGGACCAACCGGAGGGGGGCGGCCTGCCGCCGGAAACAGACCTTGCAGCCCTGGACAGACTGTTCGCGGCGCTGGTGCGTGAACGCATCAGCCATGGCGATCTGAAGGGGCACAACCTGTTCTGGCAGGAGCAGGGCGAAGGTGGGCAGTGGTCGTTGATCGACCTCGATGCCATGCAACGCCACTCGCGAGACGCGAGCTTCGCCCGCGCCTATGCCCGCGACCGTGCGCGCTTCCTGCGCAACTGGCCGACGGATAGCGCACTGCACCAGCTGCTCGACGAACGTTTACCGCGGGTGCCTGGCACCCGCCCAGATGAAAGAGGCTAG
- the waaC gene encoding lipopolysaccharide heptosyltransferase I, whose amino-acid sequence MRVLLIKTSSLGDVIHTLPALTDAARAIPGIQFDWVVEEGFAEIPAWHPAVAQVIPVAIRRWRKNLWQTFKNGEWSRLKRRLKEVDYDLVIDAQGLLKSAWLTRYVRHRTPVAGLSRESAREPSASRFYRRTYPVAWEQHAVERVRQLFAQALDYPLPAGTGDYGLDRSRLLDSVEGGPYLVFLHGTTWVTKHWPEAYWRELVERMGERGWSVRLPWGNDAERERAERLAQGLENASVLPRLSLAGMAKVLAGASACVAVDTGLGHLAAALDVPTLSLFGPTNPGLTGAYGRSQVHLASDWPCAPCLQKTCTYQPTAEDKRQFDLRQEQPLCFTRLNPQRVATQLEALLLAPETLR is encoded by the coding sequence ATGAGGGTGTTGCTGATCAAGACGTCGTCCCTGGGCGACGTCATCCATACCCTGCCGGCGCTCACCGACGCCGCCCGCGCCATTCCCGGCATCCAGTTCGACTGGGTGGTCGAGGAAGGTTTCGCCGAGATTCCCGCCTGGCACCCGGCGGTGGCTCAGGTCATCCCGGTGGCGATCCGCCGCTGGCGCAAGAATCTCTGGCAGACATTCAAGAACGGCGAGTGGAGCCGCCTCAAGCGGCGCCTGAAGGAAGTCGACTACGACCTGGTGATCGACGCCCAAGGCCTGCTCAAGAGCGCCTGGCTAACCCGTTACGTACGCCACCGCACCCCGGTTGCCGGGTTGAGCCGCGAGTCCGCCCGCGAGCCGTCCGCCAGCCGCTTCTACCGCCGCACCTATCCGGTCGCCTGGGAGCAGCACGCCGTCGAGCGCGTGCGCCAGCTGTTCGCCCAGGCGCTGGATTACCCGTTGCCCGCCGGCACCGGCGACTACGGCCTGGACCGCAGCCGCCTGCTGGACTCAGTGGAAGGTGGTCCGTACCTGGTGTTCCTGCATGGCACCACCTGGGTGACCAAGCACTGGCCCGAGGCCTACTGGCGCGAGCTGGTCGAGCGCATGGGCGAGCGTGGCTGGTCGGTGCGCCTGCCCTGGGGCAACGACGCCGAGCGTGAGCGCGCCGAGCGGCTGGCCCAGGGCTTGGAAAATGCCTCGGTACTCCCCAGATTGTCCCTCGCGGGCATGGCCAAGGTGCTGGCTGGCGCTTCCGCCTGCGTGGCGGTCGATACCGGGCTCGGCCATCTGGCGGCCGCGCTGGATGTGCCGACTCTCTCGCTGTTCGGTCCGACCAACCCGGGCCTGACCGGCGCCTACGGACGCTCGCAGGTGCACCTGGCCAGCGACTGGCCCTGCGCGCCCTGTTTGCAGAAGACCTGTACCTACCAGCCGACGGCCGAAGACAAGCGCCAGTTCGACCTGCGGCAAGAACAGCCCCTGTGCTTCACGCGCCTGAACCCGCAGCGCGTGGCGACCCAACTGGAGGCTCTGCTGCTGGCTCCGGAGACGCTTCGATGA
- a CDS encoding lipopolysaccharide kinase InaA family protein, protein MKDFIASDDQMLLERNALADFDALWNLQLEAVDEPNTERGGWSSVYRLELDGTAYYLKRQSNHLTRSLTRPLGEPTFSREFRNIQRYQQLGIPSMQAAFFGARQVAGERRAILMTRALDGWRDLDGHLQGWSNLAPERRQAILHACGMLARRLHEAGQMHGCFYPKHIFLRETEEAFEATLIDLEKTRPLWFGWRDRVRDLEPLLRRAPDWSEGDVRNLLAAYLGTAASGPEVDDWYRRLGARRKKKDGLA, encoded by the coding sequence GTGAAGGATTTCATTGCCAGCGACGACCAGATGCTGCTCGAGCGCAACGCCCTGGCCGATTTCGATGCCCTGTGGAACCTGCAGCTGGAAGCCGTGGACGAGCCCAACACCGAGCGCGGTGGCTGGAGCAGCGTCTATCGCCTGGAGCTGGACGGCACCGCCTACTACCTCAAGCGCCAGAGCAACCACCTGACCCGTAGCCTGACCCGGCCGCTGGGCGAGCCGACCTTCAGCCGCGAGTTCCGTAATATCCAGCGCTACCAGCAGCTGGGCATTCCGTCGATGCAGGCCGCCTTCTTTGGCGCGCGGCAGGTCGCCGGCGAGCGCCGGGCGATCCTGATGACCCGCGCCCTGGACGGCTGGCGCGACCTGGATGGCCACCTGCAAGGCTGGTCCAATCTGGCACCGGAGCGTCGCCAGGCCATCCTGCACGCTTGCGGCATGCTCGCCCGCCGCCTGCACGAGGCCGGGCAGATGCACGGCTGCTTCTATCCCAAGCACATCTTCCTGCGCGAGACCGAGGAGGCCTTCGAGGCAACCTTGATCGACCTGGAGAAGACCCGCCCGCTGTGGTTCGGCTGGCGCGACCGCGTGCGCGACCTCGAGCCGCTGCTGCGCCGCGCGCCGGACTGGAGCGAGGGCGACGTGCGCAACCTGCTGGCGGCCTATCTCGGCACCGCGGCCAGCGGCCCGGAAGTGGATGACTGGTATCGCCGTCTCGGCGCCCGGCGCAAGAAGAAGGATGGCCTCGCATGA